A single region of the Branchiostoma lanceolatum isolate klBraLanc5 chromosome 1, klBraLanc5.hap2, whole genome shotgun sequence genome encodes:
- the LOC136428950 gene encoding ribonuclease inhibitor-like: MQEFLAGRYVAHAVLDQDITELLQLTFIDKAHELRNLLLFTCGCDSQAADAVMEELCTLSSQTFQHIQPNVLIRKLLDRYEDVMFHYTEHAATYGGFLRLCLDLRKERNTPDVLQTVSRALPVIILDIDERREQLAGLECYIEDIKASQVPIATRMILILRKCKNFQDLEQIFASTVPGLRLDLKLLNGVEFSSTDQTVRLVSVLKNVPHLRSLILSGTELTPSSLQPLVQGFSHVSMLEELHITENKELGDSGMEVLQVGLSSVPHLTVLRLRMVGMTSVGMSSMVPYMRHLVRLRELDVSDNKIGDSGLESLNTILPIFTAMQVLALGFNKITTTAMRTLVRTLRHLTGLIKLDISGNAIGDPGLECLAAILHHLTAMKVLVLMSTGISDRGISALIKALPYLVQLEVLDVCWNVIEDAGLISLVETICSLVREGNSTLQVLSIGRNIPVTEAGLERIAQLTSTLPSLTTLTRYDRSDRNWDIHEFLSDTAAMSLAEALPKLPHLLMMELTFKAFDMHPAMFRQDVVQDAEEHSTLEALA; this comes from the coding sequence ATGCAAGAGTTCCTGGCTGGAAGATATGTCGCTCATGCTGTATTGGATCAAGACATAACTGAACTGTTGCAGCTCACCTTCATAGACAAGGCGCATGAACTCAGAAACCTGCTTCTGTTCACGTGTGGCTGTGACTCACAGGCAGCAGACGCTGTGATGGAAGAACTGTGCACGCTcagcagtcagacgtttcaacaTATACAACCAAATGTGCTGATTCGAAAATTACTAGATCGTTATGAAGACGTAATGTTTCATTATACGGAACATGCTGCGACGTACGGAGGGTTTCTACGGCTCTGCCTGGACCTTcggaaagaaagaaacacacCGGACGTACTGCAGACTGTCAGCAGAGCCCTGCCAGTTATCATATTGGACATTGATGAACGCCGTGAACAGCTTGCTGGTCTTGAGTGTTATATTGAAGACATCAAGGCATCACAGGTCCCTATAGCTACCAGAATGATACTTATTCTTAGGAAATGTAAAAATTTCCAGGACCTGGAACAGATTTTTGCCTCCACCGTTCCCGGTCTCCGGTTAGACCTGAAACTATTGAATGGTGTAGAATTTAGCTCAACTGACCAGACAGTTAGGCTGGTTTCAGTTCTAAAGAATGTTCCTCATTTGCGGTCGCTGATTCTGTCGGGCACAGAGTTAACACCATCATCACTCCAGCCACTTGTGCAGGGGTTCAGCCACGTGTCTATGTTAGAGGAGCTGCATATTACCGAGAACAAAGAACTCGGTGATTCTGGGATGGAAGTCCTGCAAGTTGGGCTGTCCAGTGTTCCCCACCTGACTGTACTCCGTCTTCGTATGGTCGGCATGACGTCTGTTGGAATGTCATCCATGGTTCCCTACATGCGACACCTAGTGAGACTGAGAGAACTGGATGTAAGTGATAATAAGATCGGTGACTCCGGGCTGGAATCTCTCAACACCATCCTCCCCATCTTTACCGCCATGCAGGTACTGGCCCTGGGGTTCAATAAGATCACAACCACAGCCATGCGCACTCTAGTCAGGACTCTGCGCCACTTAACCGGACTGATCAAACTGGACATTAGTGGAAATGCCATAGGAGACCCCGGGCTGGAATGCCTGGCTGCTATCCTCCACCACCTCACGGCCATGAAGGTGTTGGTTCTCATGTCAACAGGTATCAGTGACAGGGGAATATCAGCCCTGATCAAAGCTCTGCCTTACCTGGTGCAGTTAGAAGTGTTGGACGTATGTTGGAATGTCATAGAGGACGCGGGACTTATCTCACTGGTCGAAACAATTTGCAGTTTGGTCAGGGAAGGAAACTCTACGCTTCAGGTGCTGAGCATTGGGAGGAATATTCCAGTAACAGAAGCTGGACTGGAGAGGATCGCGCAGCTCACCAGCACACTCCCGAGCCTGACAACGCTGACCAGGTATGATCGCTCTGATCGAAACTGGGACATACATGAATTCCTGTCTGACACCGCTGCCATGAGTCTAGCCGAAGCTCTACCCAAACTTCCTCACCTGCTAATGATGGAACTTACATTCAAAGCCTTTGATATGCACCCTGCAATGTTCCGGCAGGATGTGGTACAGGATGCTGAGGAACACTCAACCCTGGAAGCGCTAGCGTGA
- the LOC136429783 gene encoding uncharacterized protein isoform X1, giving the protein MREAECGRASTTAMSTLLFCVLVLVLASHGCHGAKNSYLYMYNMCSQTKNVGMKDSGVIKWRIGDGYQANMDCVMTLTSADPRLRINLRIDKMDLRGSSIACMDTLTAYDGRGASGRTLFTGCDDDYMGRNMVYSSSGNAVSLRLSSTMGFGNVGDGFKIAYSTFYDASASGGRCQPGEFKCTNNRCIDQGLKCDFDNDCGDKSDESDNKSEAGCDFTKVFKGIMKIGMSALITIIVAVVVVCCCCCGAVYLFRKRRNNSGQTVTIPMEQAQPPPQPSPQPSPYPAKPDQPYPPQQPGYPPQPGYPPQQPGYPPQQPGYPPQQPGYPPQQPGYPPQQPGYPPQPGYPPEQPAYPPQQPGYPPQGEPAPPPYHPSYPSAPVPPQDPAYPPPQ; this is encoded by the exons ATGAGGGAGGCTGAGTGTGGCAGGGCGTCAACAACAGCGATGTCTACCCTGCTTTTCTGCGTTTTGGTCCTCGTCCTCGCTTCACACGGGTGTCATGGGGCTAAGA ACagctacctgtacatgtataacatgtgcAGTCAGACCAAGAACGTCGGCATGAAGGATTCCGGGGTTATAAAATGGCGGATCGGGGACGGGTACCAGGCCAACATGGACTGCGTCATGACCCTGACCTCGGCTGACCCCAGGCTCCGTATAAACCTGCGTATCGACAAGATGGACCTGCGAGGCTCCAGTATCGCGTGCATGGATACGCTGACGGCGTACGACGGACGGGGTGCCTCGGGAAGGACGCTGTTTACCGGTTGCGATGATGACTACATGGGAAG GAACATGGTGTACTCGAGCAGCGGGAATGCGGTGTCTCTGCGCCTGTCATCCACAATGGGGTTTGGTAACGTTGGTGACGGCTTCAAGATTGCTTACAGCACGTTCTATGATGCCTCTGCGTCAG GAGGGAGATGCCAGCCGGGTGAGTTCAAGTGCACCAACAACCGCTGCATCGACCAGGGCCTGAAGTGTGACTTTGACAACGACTGCGGGGACAAAAGTGACGAGTCTGACAACAAGTCTGAAGCTGGCTgtg ACTTCACCAAGGTGTTTAAAGGCATAATGAAGATCGGGATGTCTGCCCTGATCACCATCATCGTCGCCGTGGTCGTGgtgtgctgctgctgctgcggaGCCGTCTACTTATTCCGTAAAAG gagaAACAACTCTGGACAGACTGTGACCATCCCCATGGAGCAAGCCCAACCCCCTCCCCAACCCTCACCCCAACCCTCCCCCTACCCAGCTAAACCTGATCAACCCTACCCCCCTCAACAACCTGGATACCCCCCTCAACCTGGCTACCCCCCTCAACAGCCAGGATACCCGCCTCAGCAACCAGGGTACCCCCCTCAGCAACCAGGATACCCCCCTCAACAACCAGGATACCCCCCTCAACAACCAGGATACCCCCCTCAACCGGGTTACCCCCCTGAACAACCAGCTTACCCCCCTCAGCAACCTGGTTACCCCCCTCAAGGGGAGCCTGCACCCCCTCCATACCACCCCTCCTACCCCTCAGCCCCTGTACCCCCCCAGGACCCAGCGTACCCCCCTCCACAGTAA
- the LOC136429795 gene encoding uncharacterized protein produces the protein MRVQLAIAGITCCLLIVAGSASSQYISLGCWQDTAENTAIPTLEGTDPRLDGRFIVRENPIEKCYEVALSFGFTMFAVRNGGACTGSADGLNTYQKNGPSSDCRADGKGGFWANEVYQIGPADTKEDGWLIPNSSWAVDTGEWLVRNSSWVVDTTTILDAAAQALDGNTETYWNPGGIGLDNLNKDWYMILDLTLPHTLTDIAVNNYGDTTHDIAAFTLQKSKVGSPYYWEDVVSVTNVQGGTDQRQEFGGFQGTARYWKFVVNRTHSGNPPWLRELNLFGIPLECVRIPEVFELDGRLTMLPNLIGQKTFNEIQNSPVMDFLSSSFIFTGEHHPEFREFLSTVIFPRCNVSEEDISNCPIRPSSNITASCVGTQLLPCRSWCEEVFSMSDDLTKSLLPPCELFPSSQQGCWNPEPATIMDRGACYHGTGINYRGLWSTTTSGAKCLEWSAPEADYYTTEYPWANLDRNYCRNPTGLERPFCLTEDGSQEECDVIPCNFVGCWDRGPPNYGVTTPRKRFYFIGEKVKYTCNDGYRLEYGSQGESQCHQGSSIGLWEYLKPVCSVNYKERLEKDLLEIYSPRLEPETVTISFTGNVDQIVDLDEKKEQLVASVVINFTWYDSRLIWKKNYYGLIETISVPGKDIWTPTLNLRRNANPLHQGLSKDVPVRVSSSGLVEWRVETLTTTVCDADPFFFPADTMDCDICFAANSAIEQNIQCHGRSSTSDVHVDRHPCDSYSLATNEGEWYRRDKIFAKGKREACFSLQLSRIPTFHIATTVGPCIILVVLMTITFIMPIDKGDRISYGVTIQLSMVVSLVFVTEVLPVKGALPFFATLIIVCMGLMGIFLFVTLAVIFIHDKEGRLSPTARTVLLRYMARVLLLGDLTEENQPCNGASEASLTNHPVVGLTKVNIDDGRGDMTADDDKSVTENETGMAAVEDSVTNHTVVELTKLTIATDDGDMTADDDKSVTEKETGMAAVEDSVTNHTVVELTKVTIATDDGDMTADDEKSVAENEMCTAAGEDPLTIHPAIKLTKIDDDDIAKDENDMTADDVKKTAEICFHASGGDPEMTRQSSGSPKGLESTGSTPESPKGSTGFLRLISSVDELTKAVKRGNEELTNAVKSGTTRIIGGLAEVKNETERLTERLTEGMNELKNEMEEMTKAVKNEKEVSDFTLLAKVLDRLCLALYVIGIAAAIPITMYLGK, from the exons GAAGCGCAAGCAGTCAATACATCAGCCTGGGCTGCTGGCAGGACACTGCTGAAAACACAGCCATTCCAACACTCGAGGGGACAGATCCACGCCTAGATGGTCGCTTCATTGTCCGTGAAAACCCCATCGAGAAGTGTTATGAGGTAGCTCTCTCTTTTGGGTTCACCATGTTTGCTGTACGGAACGGCGGAGCATGTACGGGGTCTGCTGATGGCCTCAACACCTACCAGAAGAACGGACCTTCCTCCGATTGTAGAGCGGACGGTAAAGGTGGATTTTGGGCGAACGAGGTCTACCAGATTGGCCCAGCAGATACAAAAGAAG ATGGATGGCTGATACCGAATTCGTCATGGGCTGTGGACACAGGTGAATGGCTGGTACGGAATTCGTCGTGGGTTGTGGACACCACCACCATTCTAGATGCTGCTGCACAAGCCTTGGATGGGAACACTGAGACCTATTGGAACCCTGGGGGCATTGGCTTAGATAATCTcaacaaagactggtacatgaTACTGGATCTCACATTACCTCATACTCTGACCGACATCGCAGTCAACAACTACGGAGACACCACCCATGACATTGCAGCCTTCACGTTGCAAAAGTCAAAGGTTGGGAGTCCGTACTACTGGGAGGACGTCGTGTCCGTTACTAACGTACAGGGAGGGACAGACCAGCGCCAGGAGTTCGGCGGGTTCCAGGGAACAGCGCGGTACTGGAAGTTCGTGGTCAATCGGACCCACTCGGGCAACCCACCATGGCTCAGAGAACTGAACCTCTTCGGGATCCCATTAG AGTGCGTGCGAATTCCGGAGGTTTTTGAGCTCGACGGTAGACTCACAATGTTACCAAACCTGATAGGCCAGAAGACTTTCAACGAGATACAGAATTCCCCAGTGATGGACTTTCTCTCCAGTTCCTTTATCTTCACGGGGGAGCACCATCCGGAGTTTCGAGAATTCCTGTCCACTGTCATTTTCCCGCGATGCAATGTCTCTGAAGAGGACATATCCAACTGTCCCATACGTCCATCTTCGAACATCACAGCCTCGTGTGT CGGTACACAACTGCTGCCATGCCGTTCGTGGTGTGAGGAAGTGTTCAGTATGAGCGATGACTTGACGAAGAGCCTGCTGCCTCCGTGTGAGTTGTTCCCGTCATCACAGCAGGGCTGTTGGAACCCTGAACCAGCGACGATAATGGATAGAGGAG CTTGCTACCACGGCACTGGCATAAACTACCGTGGACTATGGAGTACAACTACTTCCGGGGCAAAGTGTCTTGAGTGGTCAGCTCCGGAAGCTGATTACTACACAACTGAGTACCCCTGGGCTAACCTGGACAGaaactactgccgcaaccctACGGGTCTcgagcggccattttgtttgactgAAGATGGTAGTCAGGAGGAATGTGACGTTATTCCGTGCA ACTTTGTTGGCTGTTGGGATAGAGGTCCTCCAAACTACGGCGTGACAACTCCAAGAAAGAGGTTCTACTTCATAGGGGAAAAGGTCAAATACACCTGCAACGATGGCTACAGGCTTGAGTACGGCTCCCAAGGAGAATCGCAATGCCATCAAGGGAGCTCAATAGGCCTCTGGGAATATCTAAAGCCCGTTTGTTCAG TAAACTATAAAGAAAGGCTTGAAAAAGATCTATTGGAAATCTACAGTCCCCGTCTGGAACCTGAAACTGTCACCATCAGCTTCACAGGAAATGTGGACCAAATCGTCGACTTG GATGAAAAGAAAGAGCAGCTTGTCGCTTCTGTGGTCATCAATTTC ACGTGGTACGACAGTCGGctgatatggaaaaaaaattactacGGTTTAATCGAGACCATCAGCGTTCCTGGTAAGGATATTTGGACTCCAACATTAAACCTAAGGAGAAA TGCTAACCCCCTCCACCAAGGCCTGTCAAAGGACGTACCGGTCCGAGTCAGCAGCAGCGGCCTGGTAGAGTGGAGAGTGGAGACTCTGACCACCACCGTGTGTGATGCTGACCCGTTCTTCTTCCCTGCAGACACCATGGATTGCGACATCTGTTTTGCAGCAAACTCAGCAATCGAGCAAAACATAC AATGCCACGGGAGAAGCTCCACTTCAGATGTACATGTGGACAGACATCCCTGTGACTCTTACTCCCTTGCAACGAATGAGGGAGAATGGTATCGGAGGGATAAGATCTTCGCAAAAGGCAAGAGGGAGGCGTGTTTCTCTCTCCAACTGTCGAGGATCCCCACGTTCCACATCGCCACTACTGTTGGGCCCTGCATCATCCTGGTTGTACTGATGACCATCACCTTCATCATGCCCATTGACAAGGGAGACAGAATCTCGTATGGAGTGACCATTCAACTCTCCATGGTCGTGTCTCTTGTATTTGTTACGGAGGTTCTTCCTGTCAAGGGGGCTCTGCCATTTTTCG CCACGCTGATCATTGTGTGCATGGGCCTGATGGGAATCTTCCTCTTCGTCACCCTGGCCGTCATCTTTATTCACGACAAAGAGGGACGGCTGTCTCCGACGGCGAGGACTGTTCTTCTCCGCTACATGGCAAG GGTGTTACTCCTGGGAGATCTCACAGAGGAGAACCAACCATGCAACGGTGCCAGCGAAGCTAGCCTGACCAACCACCCAGTCGTAGGGCTTACCAAAGTTAACATTGACGACGGCCGCGGTGACATGACAGCAGACGATGATAAAAGTGTCACTGAAAATGAAACTGGTATGGCGGCCGTCGAGGATTCCGTGACTAACCACACAGTCGTAGAGCTGACCAAATTGACCATCGCCACTGACGACGGTGACATGACAGCAGACGATGATAAAAGTGTCACTGAAAAGGAAACGGGTATGGCGGCCGTCGAGGATTCCGTGACTAACCACACAGTCGTAGAGCTGACCAAAGTGACCATCGCCACTGACGACGGTGACATGACGGCAGACGATGAAAAAAGTGTCGCTGAAAATGAAATGTGTACCGCGGCCGGTGAGGATCCTCTGACTATCCACCCTGCCATTAAGCTGACCAAGATCGACGACGATGACATTGCCAAGGACGAAAATGACATGACGGCGGACGATGTAAAGAAGACCGCTGAAATTTGCTTCCACGCGAGTGGTGGAGACCCCGAGATGACCAGACAGTCATCGGGGTCTCCTAAAGGTCTCGAGTCCACCGGCTCAACACCAGAGTCTCCTAAAGGATCTACAGGCTTTCTTCGCCTGATCTCCAGCGTGGATGAGCTGACCAAGGCGGTAAAGAGAGGGAACGAAGAGCTGACCAATGCGGTAAAGAGCGGGACGACGCGGATAATAGGAGGCCTGGCAGAGGTAAAGAACGAAACGGAGAGGCTTACCGAGAGGCTGACAGAGGGGATGAACGAGCTGAAGAACGAAATGGAGGAGATGACCAAGGCAGTAAAGAATGAGAAAGAAGTGTCCGACTTCACCCTGCTGGCTAAGGTCCTGGACAGGCTGTGTCTTGCCTTGTATGTTATCGGTATTGCGGCAGCCATTCCGATCACCATGTATTTGGGCAAGTAA
- the LOC136429783 gene encoding uncharacterized protein isoform X2, translating to MREAECGRASTTAMSTLLFCVLVLVLASHGCHGAKNSYLYMYNMCSQTKNVGMKDSGVIKWRIGDGYQANMDCVMTLTSADPRLRINLRIDKMDLRGSSIACMDTLTAYDGRGASGRTLFTGCDDDYMGRNMVYSSSGNAVSLRLSSTMGFGNVGDGFKIAYSTFYDASASGGRCQPGEFKCTNNRCIDQGLKCDFDNDCGDKSDESDNKSEAGCDFTKVFMKIGMSALVSIIVPVIVVCLCCCGGIYLLRKRRNNSGQTVTIPMEQAQPPPQPSPQPSPYPAKPDQPYPPQQPGYPPQPGYPPQQPGYPPQQPGYPPQQPGYPPQQPGYPPQQPGYPPQPGYPPEQPAYPPQQPGYPPQGEPAPPPYHPSYPSAPVPPQDPAYPPPQ from the exons ATGAGGGAGGCTGAGTGTGGCAGGGCGTCAACAACAGCGATGTCTACCCTGCTTTTCTGCGTTTTGGTCCTCGTCCTCGCTTCACACGGGTGTCATGGGGCTAAGA ACagctacctgtacatgtataacatgtgcAGTCAGACCAAGAACGTCGGCATGAAGGATTCCGGGGTTATAAAATGGCGGATCGGGGACGGGTACCAGGCCAACATGGACTGCGTCATGACCCTGACCTCGGCTGACCCCAGGCTCCGTATAAACCTGCGTATCGACAAGATGGACCTGCGAGGCTCCAGTATCGCGTGCATGGATACGCTGACGGCGTACGACGGACGGGGTGCCTCGGGAAGGACGCTGTTTACCGGTTGCGATGATGACTACATGGGAAG GAACATGGTGTACTCGAGCAGCGGGAATGCGGTGTCTCTGCGCCTGTCATCCACAATGGGGTTTGGTAACGTTGGTGACGGCTTCAAGATTGCTTACAGCACGTTCTATGATGCCTCTGCGTCAG GAGGGAGATGCCAGCCGGGTGAGTTCAAGTGCACCAACAACCGCTGCATCGACCAGGGCCTGAAGTGTGACTTTGACAACGACTGCGGGGACAAAAGTGACGAGTCTGACAACAAGTCTGAAGCTGGCTgtg ATTTCACCAAGGTGTTCATGAAGATCGGGATGTCTGCCCTGGTCTCCATCATTGTCCCTGTGATCGTGGTGTGCCTCTGCTGCTGTGGAGGTATCTACCTACTCCGTAAAAG gagaAACAACTCTGGACAGACTGTGACCATCCCCATGGAGCAAGCCCAACCCCCTCCCCAACCCTCACCCCAACCCTCCCCCTACCCAGCTAAACCTGATCAACCCTACCCCCCTCAACAACCTGGATACCCCCCTCAACCTGGCTACCCCCCTCAACAGCCAGGATACCCGCCTCAGCAACCAGGGTACCCCCCTCAGCAACCAGGATACCCCCCTCAACAACCAGGATACCCCCCTCAACAACCAGGATACCCCCCTCAACCGGGTTACCCCCCTGAACAACCAGCTTACCCCCCTCAGCAACCTGGTTACCCCCCTCAAGGGGAGCCTGCACCCCCTCCATACCACCCCTCCTACCCCTCAGCCCCTGTACCCCCCCAGGACCCAGCGTACCCCCCTCCACAGTAA